A section of the Amblyomma americanum isolate KBUSLIRL-KWMA chromosome 2, ASM5285725v1, whole genome shotgun sequence genome encodes:
- the LOC144121742 gene encoding monocarboxylate transporter 9-like encodes MMLHIFINQHFEKYKGLALGIMYTGCTVSAFVFPRLLLFLASTYGFRGSMLIFGAITMHGTDLTWMLKMSESNQVSDLRPKTTSAEKKVGPIENKAESIRRSLNEKEGSNMRSFGQNKKGVVYDLTVLRTPMFYVILLTYLVLNFTFGVFMTTVVDVVIDRSTSITDAVSLVPLFSITDTLGPLGLPVLADRGYLKRSALMMFNYLAMGICLFSLPFTGSYGTMLAVCMLVALFLGCGLPMYPALMAEYIGLERLPIAYGFVGTTAGPLFLLNPFFIGYFRDNVGSYDSMYKTLAAALMLFGATWMAVVCVERKTRREWHLKQQEPHNVHTAGSCTFGMRNNSYQF; translated from the exons ATGATGCTCCACATCTTCATAAACCAGCACTTCGAGAAGTACAAGGGACTGGCGCTGGGTATCATGTACACAGGCTGCACTGTTTCCGCCTTCGTTTTTCCACGACTGTTGCTCTTCCTCGCCAGTACGTACGGTTTCCGCGGCAGCATGCTGATATTTGGCGCCATCACTATGCACGGGACTGATCTGACCTGGATGCTGAAGATGTCGGAATCAAATCAAGTAAGCGATCTGCGACCTAAGACGACGAGCGCGGAAAAAAAAGTAGGCCCAATTGAAAACAAAGCCGAAAGTATTCGACGATCTCTCAACGAGAAAGAAGGCAGTAATATGCGATCGTTTGGACAGAACAAGAAGGGCGTCGTATACGACCTGACGGTACTCAGGACTCCCATGTTTTATGTTATTTTGCTGACATACCTTGTATTGAACTTTACGTTTGGCGTCTTTATGACAACAGTAGTGGACGTCGTTATCGATCGGAGTACTTCGATTACCGACGCAGTGAGTCTTGTGCCGCTGTTCTCCATCACGGACACTTTGGGCCCACTGGGCCTCCCTGTGCTGGCAGACCGGGGATACCTGAAGCGGAGTGCCCTGATGATGTTCAACTACTTGGCGATGGGAATATGCCTGTTCTCGTTGCCCTTCACTGGCTCTTATGGCACTATGCTCGCCGTGTGTATGCTCGTGGCTCTCTTTCTAGGCTGCGGGCTCCCTATGTATCCCGCCCTCATGGCCGAGTATATCGGCCTGGAGAGGCTGCCCATTGCGTACGGCTTCGTCGGCACCACGGCGGGCCCTCTTTTTCTCCTGAACCCATTCTTTATCG GTTACTTCCGAGACAACGTTGGGTCTTACGACAGCATGTACAAGACACTAGCAGCAGCGCTCATGCTTTTTGGAGCTACCTGGATGGCCGTGGTATGTGTCGAGAGGAAAACGAGAAGAGAATGGCACCTCAAGCAGCAAGAACCCCACAACGTGCACACTGCCGGTAGTTGCACTTTTGGGATGAGAAATAACAGCTACCAGTTTTAG